In a single window of the Equus quagga isolate Etosha38 chromosome 7, UCLA_HA_Equagga_1.0, whole genome shotgun sequence genome:
- the LOC124242692 gene encoding 2'-5'-oligoadenylate synthase 1-like isoform X1 — protein sequence MLAVESYHCERCGSDFVSCMALKYHFRRRHLGKVHCENCGQEVLREKLQDHSKSVHDRSTMETHKLNWENLEERNIKHKATKISKTCRMCSRCFGTVLSRENHEIQEHHFTASKRAQMSAGFSLHNMLECKSPQELQRFADEKIHPASGPLRAACVAEIAVLVQRIQDCFPVRDPRVIQAGSYIKGTDTRGCSEIDIVLFSDVFANANHCKKQLREGLDALRKNLKQTSYGNRILMGKRAPLSLRFNFLCTGSLHSHSFEIMAYYDVLGPTPSADLKLHLYRKLYLCKDSDEAQLCALALLPYQVDFVKASVGRVKELVRLVIHWFKTSFANPTEENKFRRLPSSYTMELLTIYVWELAGKPLLFSLVQGLRAVLKLLVQYTEIDIVWHRHYHRKFPVFVKVNQKHTRPFILDPVNPTVNVCDTCNAWDEVAHVARCSLLKPLFSRVRAEPPWLFTNNW from the exons ATGTTGGCTGTTGAATCCTATCACTGTGAGCGCTGTGGGAGCGATTTTGTCAGCTGCATGGCTCTCAAGTATCACTTTCGCCGGAGGCATCTGGGGAAAGTTCACTGTGAAAACTGTGGCCAAGAAGTCCTGAGGGAGAAGCTCCAAGATCACAGTAAG TCTGTACATGACAGGTCAACCATGGAGACACACAAGCTAAACtgggaaaatctagaagaaagaaatataaagcataaGGCTACAAAGATATCAAAAACCTGTAGGATGTGTTCTAGGTGCTTTGGAACGGTCCTTAGCCGGGAGAACCACGAAATACAAGAGCACCACTTCACAGCCAGTAAAAGAG CCCAAATGTCTGCAGGATTTTCACTTCATAATATGTTGGAGTGCAAAAGTCCCCAAGAGCTACAGAGATTTGCAGACGAAAAAATCCACCCTGCCTCGGGTCCTCTGCGCGCGGCTTGTGTGGCTGAAATTGCTGTGCTGGTCCAGCGGATCCAGGATTGCTTTCCGGTGCGGGACCCCCGAGTGATCCAG GCTGGTTCTTACATAAAGGGGACTGACACCAGAGGATGCTCTGAGATTGACATTGTGTTGTTCAGTGACGTATTTGCCAATGCGAACCATTGCAAGAAACAATTGAGAGAAGGGTTGGATGCTCTGAGAAAAAACCTGAAGCAAACTTCGTACGGGAACAG GATTCTAATGGGGAAGAGAGCACCACTGTCTTTAAGATTCAATTTCTTATGTACTGGAAGTCTTCATAGTCATTCTTTTGAGATCATGGCCTACTATGATGTCCTGGGGCCTACACCCTCCGCAG ATTTAAAACTTCACCTTTACCGCAAACTGTATCTCTGTAAGGACAGTGACGAGGCACAGCTGTGCGCCTTGGCCCTCCTGCCGTACCAAGTGGATTTCGTCAAGGCATCTGTCGGCAGGGTGAAGGAGCTGGTTCGTTTAGTGATACATTGGTTCAAGACATCATTTGCCAACCCCACCGAGGAAAATAA ATTCCGGAGACTTCCCTCCTCTTACACGATGGAGCTCCTCACAATTTACGTCTGGGAACTGGCGGGAAAGCCCCTGCTCTTCAGCCTGGTGCAGGGCCTGAGGGCCGTCCTCAAACTTCTGGTTCAATATACAGAAATCGACATTGTTTGGCACAGACACTACCATCGCAAGTTTCCCGTTTTTGTAAAGGTTAACCAGAAACACACAAG gcCGTTCATTTTAGACCCTGTAAATCCTACTGTCAACGTGTGTGACACCTGCAACGCCTGGGACGAAGTTGCCCACGTGGCGAGATGCAGCCTCTTGAAGCCTCTTTTCAGCAGAGTGAGAGCTGAGCCCCCCTGGCTTTTCACAAACAACTGGTAA
- the LOC124242692 gene encoding 2'-5'-oligoadenylate synthase 3-like isoform X2, protein MLAVESYHCERCGSDFVSCMALKYHFRRRHLGKVHCENCGQEVLREKLQDHSKSVHDRSTMETHKLNWENLEERNIKHKATKISKTCRMCSRCFGTVLSRENHEIQEHHFTASKRAQMSAGFSLHNMLECKSPQELQRFADEKIHPASGPLRAACVAEIAVLVQRIQDCFPVRDPRVIQAGSYIKGTDTRGCSEIDIVLFSDVFANANHCKKQLREGLDALRKNLKQTSYGNRILMGKRAPLSLRFNFLCTGSLHSHSFEIMAYYDVLGPTPSAGTTLYSVSRFRRLPSSYTMELLTIYVWELAGKPLLFSLVQGLRAVLKLLVQYTEIDIVWHRHYHRKFPVFVKVNQKHTRPFILDPVNPTVNVCDTCNAWDEVAHVARCSLLKPLFSRVRAEPPWLFTNNW, encoded by the exons ATGTTGGCTGTTGAATCCTATCACTGTGAGCGCTGTGGGAGCGATTTTGTCAGCTGCATGGCTCTCAAGTATCACTTTCGCCGGAGGCATCTGGGGAAAGTTCACTGTGAAAACTGTGGCCAAGAAGTCCTGAGGGAGAAGCTCCAAGATCACAGTAAG TCTGTACATGACAGGTCAACCATGGAGACACACAAGCTAAACtgggaaaatctagaagaaagaaatataaagcataaGGCTACAAAGATATCAAAAACCTGTAGGATGTGTTCTAGGTGCTTTGGAACGGTCCTTAGCCGGGAGAACCACGAAATACAAGAGCACCACTTCACAGCCAGTAAAAGAG CCCAAATGTCTGCAGGATTTTCACTTCATAATATGTTGGAGTGCAAAAGTCCCCAAGAGCTACAGAGATTTGCAGACGAAAAAATCCACCCTGCCTCGGGTCCTCTGCGCGCGGCTTGTGTGGCTGAAATTGCTGTGCTGGTCCAGCGGATCCAGGATTGCTTTCCGGTGCGGGACCCCCGAGTGATCCAG GCTGGTTCTTACATAAAGGGGACTGACACCAGAGGATGCTCTGAGATTGACATTGTGTTGTTCAGTGACGTATTTGCCAATGCGAACCATTGCAAGAAACAATTGAGAGAAGGGTTGGATGCTCTGAGAAAAAACCTGAAGCAAACTTCGTACGGGAACAG GATTCTAATGGGGAAGAGAGCACCACTGTCTTTAAGATTCAATTTCTTATGTACTGGAAGTCTTCATAGTCATTCTTTTGAGATCATGGCCTACTATGATGTCCTGGGGCCTACACCCTCCGCAG GTACAACGCTTTATTCTGTGTCTAGATTCCGGAGACTTCCCTCCTCTTACACGATGGAGCTCCTCACAATTTACGTCTGGGAACTGGCGGGAAAGCCCCTGCTCTTCAGCCTGGTGCAGGGCCTGAGGGCCGTCCTCAAACTTCTGGTTCAATATACAGAAATCGACATTGTTTGGCACAGACACTACCATCGCAAGTTTCCCGTTTTTGTAAAGGTTAACCAGAAACACACAAG gcCGTTCATTTTAGACCCTGTAAATCCTACTGTCAACGTGTGTGACACCTGCAACGCCTGGGACGAAGTTGCCCACGTGGCGAGATGCAGCCTCTTGAAGCCTCTTTTCAGCAGAGTGAGAGCTGAGCCCCCCTGGCTTTTCACAAACAACTGGTAA
- the LOC124242692 gene encoding 2'-5'-oligoadenylate synthase 1-like isoform X3: METHKLNWENLEERNIKHKATKISKTCRMCSRCFGTVLSRENHEIQEHHFTASKRAQMSAGFSLHNMLECKSPQELQRFADEKIHPASGPLRAACVAEIAVLVQRIQDCFPVRDPRVIQAGSYIKGTDTRGCSEIDIVLFSDVFANANHCKKQLREGLDALRKNLKQTSYGNRILMGKRAPLSLRFNFLCTGSLHSHSFEIMAYYDVLGPTPSADLKLHLYRKLYLCKDSDEAQLCALALLPYQVDFVKASVGRVKELVRLVIHWFKTSFANPTEENKFRRLPSSYTMELLTIYVWELAGKPLLFSLVQGLRAVLKLLVQYTEIDIVWHRHYHRKFPVFVKVNQKHTRPFILDPVNPTVNVCDTCNAWDEVAHVARCSLLKPLFSRVRAEPPWLFTNNW, translated from the exons ATGGAGACACACAAGCTAAACtgggaaaatctagaagaaagaaatataaagcataaGGCTACAAAGATATCAAAAACCTGTAGGATGTGTTCTAGGTGCTTTGGAACGGTCCTTAGCCGGGAGAACCACGAAATACAAGAGCACCACTTCACAGCCAGTAAAAGAG CCCAAATGTCTGCAGGATTTTCACTTCATAATATGTTGGAGTGCAAAAGTCCCCAAGAGCTACAGAGATTTGCAGACGAAAAAATCCACCCTGCCTCGGGTCCTCTGCGCGCGGCTTGTGTGGCTGAAATTGCTGTGCTGGTCCAGCGGATCCAGGATTGCTTTCCGGTGCGGGACCCCCGAGTGATCCAG GCTGGTTCTTACATAAAGGGGACTGACACCAGAGGATGCTCTGAGATTGACATTGTGTTGTTCAGTGACGTATTTGCCAATGCGAACCATTGCAAGAAACAATTGAGAGAAGGGTTGGATGCTCTGAGAAAAAACCTGAAGCAAACTTCGTACGGGAACAG GATTCTAATGGGGAAGAGAGCACCACTGTCTTTAAGATTCAATTTCTTATGTACTGGAAGTCTTCATAGTCATTCTTTTGAGATCATGGCCTACTATGATGTCCTGGGGCCTACACCCTCCGCAG ATTTAAAACTTCACCTTTACCGCAAACTGTATCTCTGTAAGGACAGTGACGAGGCACAGCTGTGCGCCTTGGCCCTCCTGCCGTACCAAGTGGATTTCGTCAAGGCATCTGTCGGCAGGGTGAAGGAGCTGGTTCGTTTAGTGATACATTGGTTCAAGACATCATTTGCCAACCCCACCGAGGAAAATAA ATTCCGGAGACTTCCCTCCTCTTACACGATGGAGCTCCTCACAATTTACGTCTGGGAACTGGCGGGAAAGCCCCTGCTCTTCAGCCTGGTGCAGGGCCTGAGGGCCGTCCTCAAACTTCTGGTTCAATATACAGAAATCGACATTGTTTGGCACAGACACTACCATCGCAAGTTTCCCGTTTTTGTAAAGGTTAACCAGAAACACACAAG gcCGTTCATTTTAGACCCTGTAAATCCTACTGTCAACGTGTGTGACACCTGCAACGCCTGGGACGAAGTTGCCCACGTGGCGAGATGCAGCCTCTTGAAGCCTCTTTTCAGCAGAGTGAGAGCTGAGCCCCCCTGGCTTTTCACAAACAACTGGTAA